One Loxodonta africana isolate mLoxAfr1 chromosome 4, mLoxAfr1.hap2, whole genome shotgun sequence genomic region harbors:
- the LOC135231380 gene encoding olfactory receptor 6C2-like, with product MRNRSAITKFILLGLTDDPQLQVFLTVFLFLTYIFTVAGNLIIILLTLVDVHLKTPMYFFLCNFSILEIIFTTVCVPRFLYSMTTGDKSVTYNACVVQLFFVILVGAAEFFLLTTMSYDRYVAICKPLHYTTIMNDRVCTIFVLGCWLTGLLVILPPLSLGVQLDFCNSNLIDHFGCDASPLLKIVCSDTQFVEHIVLTMAVLTLIFTLVCVIVSYTYIIKTILRLPSTQQRKKAFSTCSSHVIVVSLTYGSCIFIYIKPAKEGVALNKVVSLLNTSFIPLMNLFIYTL from the coding sequence ATGAGAAATCGTTCTGCAATAACAAAATTCATCCTGCTAGGACTAACAGATGACCCACAACTACAAGTTTTTCTAACAGTATTTCTGTTTCTTACCTACATTTTCACCGTTGCTGGAAATCTAATCATTATCCTCCTCACACTGGTGGACGTTCACCTCAaaacacccatgtactttttcctttgCAATTTCTCCATCTTAGAAATAATATTTACAACTGTCTGTGTTCCTAGATTCCTGTACAGCATGACAACTGGAGACAAAAGTGTCACCTACAATGCTTGTGTAGTCCAATTATTTTTTGTCATCCTCGTCGGGGCAGCAGAATTCTTTCTTCTAACtaccatgtcctatgaccgctacgtggccatctgcaagcctctGCACTACACCACCATCATGAATGACAGGGTGTGCACCATATTTGTCCTTGGCTGTTGGCTGACTGGGTTACTTGTCATACTCCCACCGCTTAGCCTGGGAGTTCAGCTAGATTTCTGTAACTCCAATCTCATTGACCATTTTGGCTGTGATGCATCCCCTCTTCTGAAGATTGTATGCTCAGACACACAATTTGTAGAACATATTGTTTTAACCATGGCTGTGCTAACCCTCATATTCACACTAGTGTGTGTAATTGTATCCTATACATACATAATCAAGACCATCTTAAGACTGCCTTCTACTCAGCAAAGAAAAAAGGCTTTCTCTACTTGTTCTTCCCATGTGATTGTAGTTTCCCTCACCTATGGAAGTTGCATCTTCATCTATATCAAACCAGCAAAGGAAGGAGTGGCCCTTAATAAGGTGGTATCACTGCTCAACACCTCATTTATCCCTTTGATGAACCTTTTCATTTACACTCTATGA